CGAGCGTTACAGCGCCGCGGCGCATGCCCTAAATGAACCCGAACTGATGCGCAGCATACAGCTCGTCACTGAGGCGCAAGCGCGGCTGGCGCGCGCCGCCAATCCGCGCGTGCTGCTGGAAATGTGTCTGCTGCGCATGGTGCATGCCGGCGCAAGTGACAATGCCGGCGGCGGCTCCGCTCCGAAAACCACGCCGGGCGCCGCGGCCAAGCCGGCGTCACAGACAGCGGCAGAGGGCGTCACCGTGGTGGCGGCTGAGCCTGCCGCCGCCGAGCCTGTGACCGTGCCGCGCCTGGAAGGCATCGCTGTGATTCCGCAGATTAGCCCAAAACTCGCGGCCATGCCGGCGGCGGCGACACCGGCTGCCCCCACCCCGGCGGCCGGCGGCTTGTTCAACTCCGGACTGTTGGCGCGCGTGCAGGGCGTGCCGGTGGTGAAAGCGAAGGAACCGGTGCTGCCACTGGCGGCGCACATCGAGAACGAAGCGGCTGCGTTGCAGGCGATTCAACAGTCCTGGCCGCAAATCCTCGAGCGCGTCAAGGGTGAGAAGATCTCACTGGGATCGTTTTTGGAAATGGGCGCACCGACCGCACTGCACGAGGGCGCGCTGGAGTTGAGCTTCGGCAGCAACTGCAATGGCTTTCACCTCAACTCCGTGAACAATCAGAAGACGATCATTCAGAAAGTGGTGCAGGCCGAGACCGGTTACTCGGTGCGCATCATTTGCCGCAAGACGGAGAATGGTGCCGTGCCTCTTCCGGCGCCACCACCGGCGGAAACAGCCGAGCCAGTCGCGCCGGCCGCGCCGGCCGGTGTCACCAGCGCTCCGGTGAGCAACGGCGCAGCGAAAATCGCAGTCAGTCCCGACAATGCACAGAATCTGAAGATGTTATTCGAGCACTACCCGGTGGCCCAGAAGCTGGTTGAGGCGCTGGATGGCGAGTTGATCCGCTGCCAGCCCAAAAGGTGAAGGACTGACATTTCATCTGCATGGCCGAGGGAATTCTGCGTTCGCCGGGCGCGTCGCAATGCCGGCTTGAGCGAGCGCTCACCGTTGCTCTGGCAGAAGCTGGTCTGAATTCTTGAAAATACCAGGAGAGACAGTAATGAGCCGTTCCAGCATGGGTGATTTGTTCAGAGGTACACAAGTGCTGCAAGAAAAAATCAGTCAAACGCATGAAAAGCTGGCCAGCCTGCAGGTGGAGGGCACAGCCGGCGGCGGCATGGTCACCGTGGTGATGAACGGCCGGCGGGAAGTGCTGCAGTTGAAAATCGAGAAGGAAGTGGTCAACCCTGACGATACAGAAATGCTCGAGGATCTCATTGTGGCTGCCTTGAATCAGGCGCTGGTCAAGGCGCAGGAAGTCGAGATGACGGAGATGAACAAAGTCACCGGCGGCATGCTCAGCCAGGTCATCGGCGGCTTGCAGATGCCGGGGCTGTGAGATGCAATACCTCTCGCGCAGTGTCGAAACGGCAGTGCTCGAGCTGTCGAAGCTGCCGGGCATCGGGCGCAAGACTGCGCAACGGCTGGTCTTCTTTCTGCTCAAATCCCAGCGCGCGGACGTCGAGACGTTGGCGCAAGCGCTGCTGGCGTTGAAGGAGAGAGTGCTGCACTGTTCGCGCTGTTTCAATCTGACGGAATCAGATCCCTGCGTGATCTGCGCGAACCCGGGCCGCGATCATACAGTGATCTGCGTGGTGGAGGAGGCCAACGACGTGCTGGCGCTGGAAAACACCGGCGAGCACCGCGGCTTGTATCACGTGCTGGGCGGCGCGCTTTCACCGCTGGACGGTATCGGCCCAGATGATTTGCGCATGCGTGAGCTGCTGCAGCGAATTCAGGCGGCGCAGCCAGCCGTGGCGGAAGTGATCCTCGCCACCAATCCCAACACCGAGGGCGAGGCCACGGCGATCTATTTGCTCAATTTGATCAAGCCGCTGGGCGTCAAGATCAGCCGTTTGGCGCGTGGCCTGCCGGTGGGCAGCGATCTGGAATTCACCGACGAAGTCACATTGTCCCGCGCCCTCACTGGCCGGGTACCGTGGTAGAGCAATGAAGTTCCCCGTTCTGCAAAACAGGCTGGGCTTTTCCATCAACTGTTGAGGCCAACCATGACCGTCTCCAACGTCCTCACGATTACGCGCATGGTGCTGGCGCCCGTGGTCGTCGCGTTGCTGTTTCCGGCGGGCTTGGCGTATCGCTTCGCCTCTTTGGGTGTCTTTCTGATCGCGGTATTGACGGACTGGTATGACGGCTACCTCGCCCGCAAATCCGGCAACATGTCGGCGTGGGGCGCGTTTTGGGATCCGCTGGCAGACAAGATTCTCACCCTGTCGACCTTCTTCGCGTTCGCGCTCTATCAATACGTCGCGATGTGGATGGTGGCTGCGATTGCGGCGCGCGACATTCTCATCACGCTGCTGCGCACTTATGCGCAGTACAAGAACAAGCCGGTGGTGACCAGCGTGTCCGCAAAATGGAAAACCGCCAGCCAGATGGCCGCCATTTACCTCATTATGCTTTACCTGATTGCAGAATCCTATTTCCTCGGCGCCAATCCTCCGACCTGGTTGCAGTGGATCGAAACCTTCCACATCATTCCCGTGATGATGCACCTGGTCACGCTCATCACCGTCGTGACCGGCCTGCAATATCTCTACGAGAACCGCCATCATCTGCGCAGCCTGGGCCACTTCTTCTTTCGCATTTTTGCAGCCCGCAACCTGGCCAAGTAAGGTGCCTCCCCTTTCCCACACCCTGGCGCATCTGATCGCAACCGTCGGTGGCCTTGGCCGTCTGCGCGTCGCACCGGGCACTGCCGGCAGCCTCGCCGCCGCCCTTGCATTTCTCTGCTTTCCGACTTATCTTCCACCACTTTGGTTCACCGCCGCCGTCCTCACCCTGATGCTGATCGGGGTTTGGGCCGCTCAGCGCGTGGCCAGCGCCCGCCGGCAAACCGATCCCTCCGAAATTATCATCGATGAAGTGATCGGCATGGCGGTGACCCTGGCCTTCGTTCCACTCGACCCGCTCACCATTGCGATCGGTTTCGTGCTCTTTCGTGTATTCGACATCGCCAAGCCTTTTCCGGTGCGGCAGGTGGAAAAACTCCACGGCGGCTGGGGCATTGTTTTGGATGATGTGGCGGCTGGAGTGTATGCGAATGTGAGCCTGCGCGTGTTGGCCGCCGTCATCCCCGCAGGGATCTTGACCTGAAGCACGGCGGCGCGGCCGACGCTTACGCAAGATCACCGGCTGCACTGTAAATGATGCAATTGGGCATTTGGTGTCTGTCCACGATCGCAAATTTTTGAGAAAATGTTCCTGCAACGGCTGAGCCGTTGCCGCCTCAAAACTCTCTGAGCTGTCACGGCACGCGAAGTTTTCGAAACCTCGGCTCAGCCGAGGTTGGAACATCTTCGAACAGGCATTGATGGGAATGTTCCTGCAACGCCTGAGCCGTTGCCTCAAAATCCTCGGAGGCGCCACGACACTCGGAGTTTTGGCAACCCCAGCTCAGCCGAGAGTGGAACATTTGCGGAGGGATGCTCTTCCCATGTTAGCAAGGACTTTGAATGGTCGCAGAGGTCATCGCGATCGGCGATGAGTTGCTGATCGGGCAAGTCGTGAATACCAATGCTTCCTGGCTGGGCGAACAACTGAGCCACGTCGGCATTCCGCTGCGCTGCGTTACCACCGTTGGCGACCGCCACGATGACATTCTGAGCAGCCTGGCCGCAGCCTGGGCGCGCGTCGAACTCGTTCTGCTCACCGGCGGGCTGGGTCCGACCCACGACGATGTCACCAAAAAAGTTGTAGCGGAGTTCATCGGCGCACGCCGCATGGTGACCGACGAAAAAGTGCTGCAGCATGTGCAGGAGCTGTTCGCCAAGCGCGGGGTGGTCATGCCGGCGGTGAATGTCGAACAAGCCTACGTACCGGAAGGCGCCCAGGTGTTGTGGAATGAAATCGGCACCGCGCCGGGATTGCTCTTTGAAAAGGATGGCAAGCACGGCGTGGTCTTGCCCGGCGTGCCCGCGGAAATGAAGAACATCTTTTCCGGGCCGCTGTTGCCGCGTTTGCGGGGATGGGCGGGCGAGGTGATCATCCGCCATCGCACGATCCGAACGCACGGCATCGGCGAATCTGCACTCGCCGAACTGCTTGCGCCGGTCAGTGAACTCGAACAATTCGGCAAGCTTGCCTTTCTCGCAAGCCTCTCCGGCGTCAACGTGCGCATTTCCGTCACCGGCCGCACCGCCGAAGAAGTCGAGCATGCCGTTCGCCAGGCCGAGGCGCGCATTCTTGCCAAAGCGGGAAAACATGTCTACGGTTACGACAATGAGTCTCTCGAAGAAGTAGTTGGCAGAAAGCTGCGCGAGCACAAGGCCACGCTGGCGGTTGCCGAATCCTGCACCGGCGGACTGATCGCGCACCGCCTCACCAACATTCCCGGCAGTTCAGATTACCTTGCGTGCGGGTTGGTGACCTACAGCAATGCCTCCAAAACTGCGTTGCTCGACGTGCCGGAAGAAGTAATTGCCCAGCACGGCGCGGTGAGCGAAGCCTGCGTGCGCGCCATGGCGGTCGGTGTTCGCCAGCGCTGCGGGACTGACTACGGCCTGGCCACCACCGGCATTGCCGGACCGGCGGGCGGCAGCGCGGACAAGCCCGTCGGTTTGGTGTGGGCCGCGGTCGCCACGCCTGAAAAGGTGACGGCCCGGCACGTGATCTATACGACCGACCGGCTGTTCAACAAAGAACGCTTCAGCACGCTGGCGTTGAGCCTGCTCTATCGCGCGTTGCCGGAGGCGCGCGCATGAGCGACCTGCTGCGATTATTCGTCGCCTTCGAGCTGCCGCCCCCGATCGCGGCAGAACTGACGGCCTACCTCGCGCCGCTGCGCGAGTTGGAGAGCGGCGTGCGTTGGGTGAAGCCGGAAAAGGTTCACCTCACGCTCAAGTTTCTCGGTGAAACGCCGGTGGTCAAAATCGCGGCGATTCAGGCGGCGCTGGCAGAGGTTTGCCGGCAGTTTGCCCCCTTCACTTGTGAAGTTGCCGGCGCCGGCACTTTCCCCAATCCGCAGCGGCCGCAAGTTTTGTGGGTCGGACTCAATGACCCGCATGGCCGGCTCGTTAAACTGGCGGAGGAAGTGGATCGCGCGCTGCATCAAGTCGGATTTGCGCGGGAGAAGCGGGCCTTTTCACCGCACGTGACGCTCGGCCGTGTGCGTGCAGGTC
The bacterium DNA segment above includes these coding regions:
- the thpR gene encoding RNA 2',3'-cyclic phosphodiesterase, with protein sequence MSDLLRLFVAFELPPPIAAELTAYLAPLRELESGVRWVKPEKVHLTLKFLGETPVVKIAAIQAALAEVCRQFAPFTCEVAGAGTFPNPQRPQVLWVGLNDPHGRLVKLAEEVDRALHQVGFAREKRAFSPHVTLGRVRAGRAEAAVKEMMNHPFPSRELACEELVLMQSVLQREGAVYTALQRFALGSTTNASRR
- the dnaX gene encoding DNA polymerase III subunit gamma/tau, which translates into the protein MSYLVLARKWRPKQFATVVAQQHVTRTLENAITQNRVASAYLFTGPRGVGKTTMARLLAKAMNCEHGPTTSPCDQCSNCEEITAGRSMDVIEIDGASNRGIDEVRNIRDNARFAPAGSRKKIYIIDEVHMLTEPAFNALLKILEEPPSHVLFIFATTEIHKVPATILSRCQRFDFRRVPIGEIAGQLKMICQSEGVQAEEAALHLIAKRAEGSMRDSQSLLDQVISYCGDRVTKEDVSRLLGLIDQDLFFECSDALVARDARRALALSEKIHNAGIHLGEFFERLAEHLSFILTTRVTAGTSHLVGLENYAERYSAAAHALNEPELMRSIQLVTEAQARLARAANPRVLLEMCLLRMVHAGASDNAGGGSAPKTTPGAAAKPASQTAAEGVTVVAAEPAAAEPVTVPRLEGIAVIPQISPKLAAMPAAATPAAPTPAAGGLFNSGLLARVQGVPVVKAKEPVLPLAAHIENEAAALQAIQQSWPQILERVKGEKISLGSFLEMGAPTALHEGALELSFGSNCNGFHLNSVNNQKTIIQKVVQAETGYSVRIICRKTENGAVPLPAPPPAETAEPVAPAAPAGVTSAPVSNGAAKIAVSPDNAQNLKMLFEHYPVAQKLVEALDGELIRCQPKR
- the recR gene encoding recombination mediator RecR; the protein is MQYLSRSVETAVLELSKLPGIGRKTAQRLVFFLLKSQRADVETLAQALLALKERVLHCSRCFNLTESDPCVICANPGRDHTVICVVEEANDVLALENTGEHRGLYHVLGGALSPLDGIGPDDLRMRELLQRIQAAQPAVAEVILATNPNTEGEATAIYLLNLIKPLGVKISRLARGLPVGSDLEFTDEVTLSRALTGRVPW
- a CDS encoding competence/damage-inducible protein A; its protein translation is MVAEVIAIGDELLIGQVVNTNASWLGEQLSHVGIPLRCVTTVGDRHDDILSSLAAAWARVELVLLTGGLGPTHDDVTKKVVAEFIGARRMVTDEKVLQHVQELFAKRGVVMPAVNVEQAYVPEGAQVLWNEIGTAPGLLFEKDGKHGVVLPGVPAEMKNIFSGPLLPRLRGWAGEVIIRHRTIRTHGIGESALAELLAPVSELEQFGKLAFLASLSGVNVRISVTGRTAEEVEHAVRQAEARILAKAGKHVYGYDNESLEEVVGRKLREHKATLAVAESCTGGLIAHRLTNIPGSSDYLACGLVTYSNASKTALLDVPEEVIAQHGAVSEACVRAMAVGVRQRCGTDYGLATTGIAGPAGGSADKPVGLVWAAVATPEKVTARHVIYTTDRLFNKERFSTLALSLLYRALPEARA
- a CDS encoding phosphatidylglycerophosphatase A, with product MPPLSHTLAHLIATVGGLGRLRVAPGTAGSLAAALAFLCFPTYLPPLWFTAAVLTLMLIGVWAAQRVASARRQTDPSEIIIDEVIGMAVTLAFVPLDPLTIAIGFVLFRVFDIAKPFPVRQVEKLHGGWGIVLDDVAAGVYANVSLRVLAAVIPAGILT
- a CDS encoding YbaB/EbfC family nucleoid-associated protein, with amino-acid sequence MSRSSMGDLFRGTQVLQEKISQTHEKLASLQVEGTAGGGMVTVVMNGRREVLQLKIEKEVVNPDDTEMLEDLIVAALNQALVKAQEVEMTEMNKVTGGMLSQVIGGLQMPGL
- the pgsA gene encoding CDP-diacylglycerol--glycerol-3-phosphate 3-phosphatidyltransferase, which produces MTVSNVLTITRMVLAPVVVALLFPAGLAYRFASLGVFLIAVLTDWYDGYLARKSGNMSAWGAFWDPLADKILTLSTFFAFALYQYVAMWMVAAIAARDILITLLRTYAQYKNKPVVTSVSAKWKTASQMAAIYLIMLYLIAESYFLGANPPTWLQWIETFHIIPVMMHLVTLITVVTGLQYLYENRHHLRSLGHFFFRIFAARNLAK